In the genome of Nerophis ophidion isolate RoL-2023_Sa linkage group LG28, RoL_Noph_v1.0, whole genome shotgun sequence, the window gtgctgctatttgagctatttttagaaccggccagcgggcgactcatctggtccttacgggctacctggtgcccgcgggcaccgcgttggtgacccctggtctaaagcaaTTCAGTTTAACGTGTCAACTGAGTAACGTCCACACAGTATCGATCCGCTCAACACTTGCGACAGGAGTTGAAAACATTCAGAGATTTAAAACACCTATCAAAACACACATACCTTGGCATTGGGTTCGATCTGCAGTGGGTTCAAAACCAGCGACACAGGTGCAGGCCCCCACCGGAACCATCCACTCGCCATCGCCGTTGCAGTACAGCTTAAGAGGGACGGACATCTCCATGGCATTGGTCACACAGGCCCCCGGAGCGATGACTAAGGACGTTGCTTCGGCGCCGGTTGCGGTCTCCGGGAAGACGGCGAAATTAGCGATTGTGGTGGAGCACTTTTTGAAGAAGACCCGGACGGAGATCAGCGACATGCAGGCGCCAAAGTCCTGAAAGGCCAAGAAGAAGCCGGCCTTGGAGAGCGGCCCGAAGCTCCGCACTTTGGTGTTGATCCTGCCGGCTTCCAGCAGGGAGAAGCTCTCGTCTGGGGCGATGGTATCCACTTTCACGTAAGGGTTCTCCCTCCACAGGGGGCTGGTGTCCGTGGTGGCGTCCCCATCGGACTCGTAGTAAAACAGATTAAACGTCTCTTTACAGGAGCCGGGGATGTTGGGTATGCTGGCGCAGTCACGTACGGAGAACTTGAGCTCCACGTAGACCCGCAGCACGCCCCTGCGGGGGATATAGTCCGTCCTGAGCCAGTTGTTCTGGTTGGGCTGTCGGACATTACACACCTGGTAGGTCCTGATCGGGCTCATGGAGTCATCGTAGCCGCTAACTTCCTCCCACTGTGGGTTTGAAAACACAAAGTGTGACAAAAGAAAACAAGGTGCATAGTTAGTGAGATACATTTaaaatacgtaaaaaaaaaaaaatagttctcaTTGACCAAGGACTGAACCACAGCGGATAGGCGCTTATCTGTTGTGTTTTAATTAACACCAAGTCGTATTAAACATAGAGCTGGCTAATACAAAGCGGCGAAGCATGAACACATTCAAAAGTGTGAAATGACATCTGATAAAAAAATTGGTGTCGGGGTACGGACTGTGAGGAATAATTTGTAGCCGTAATGATTCGAACTGCGAGCGTCAGTCAAGAAAGTCTATTCATTATGTGCAGACCATTAACGGGAACACATTTTTCTCATTAAAACCCTTTTTCACGCATCACGGCTGTTTGACAAACAGGCCTGATGTTGATCAGAAGTCGTAAAAAACAAGCTTGGCCTGCATTTATACGTGCGTTTAAcacatacagtgaagaaaataagtatttgaacaccctgctattttgcaagttctcccacttagaaatcatggaggggtctaaAATGTTCAcggtatgagagataacctaaaaagaaaaatccagaaatcacaatctatgattttttttaaca includes:
- the LOC133545154 gene encoding ephrin type-B receptor 3-like; the protein is MTMDYLLWMCSFIVPVVLAVEETLMDSRWATTELAWTTFPESGWEEVSGYDDSMSPIRTYQVCNVRQPNQNNWLRTDYIPRRGVLRVYVELKFSVRDCASIPNIPGSCKETFNLFYYESDGDATTDTSPLWRENPYVKVDTIAPDESFSLLEAGRINTKVRSFGPLSKAGFFLAFQDFGACMSLISVRVFFKKCSTTIANFAVFPETATGAEATSLVIAPGACVTNAMEMSVPLKLYCNGDGEWMVPVGACTCVAGFEPTADRTQCQGMCVLIGVLNL